From Astyanax mexicanus isolate ESR-SI-001 chromosome 16, AstMex3_surface, whole genome shotgun sequence, one genomic window encodes:
- the LOC111192529 gene encoding mucin-2 isoform X3 — protein MFHFLVLLGCFTIILGPTITESSTIGETTTEAPSGNITTTETTSDTTITSPELTAETTSDTTITSPELTAETTTEITTTSTTPTEETTTEITTTSTTPTEETTTEITTTSTTPTEETTTEITTTSTTPTEETTTEITTTPTTPTEETTTEITTTSTTPTEETTTEITTTSTTPTEETTPETTPTEETTTEITSTPTTPTEETTTETTTTSTTPTEETTETTTTSPTPTEETTTETTTTSTTPTEETTTEITTTPTTPTEETTTEITTTPTTPTEVTTTETTTTSTTPTEETTTETTTTSTTPTEETTTEITTTSPTTTEETTTETTTTPTTPTEETTAEITTTSTTTTEETTTEITTTSTTPNKEATTETTTTSPTTADETTTETTTETTTTSPETIEETTTTSPTTTEETTTETTTTSPTTTSPTTTEETTTETTTTSPTTTSTTTTSTTPTEETTETTTISPTPTEETTTETTTTSTTPTEETTTEITTTPTTPTEETTTEITTTPTTPTEVTTPETTPTEETTTEITSTPTTPTEETTTETTTTSTTPTEETTETTTTSPTPTEETTTETTTTSTTPTEETTTEITTTPTTPTEETTTEITTTPTTPTEVTTTETTTTSTTPTEETTTETTTTSTTPTEETTTEITTTSPTTTEETTTETTTTPTTPTEETTTDITTTSTTPTEETTAEITTTSTTTTEETTTEITTTSTTPNKEATTETTTTSPTTADETTTETTTETTTTSPETIEETTTTSPTTTEETTTETTTTSPTTTEETTTETTTTSPTTTSTTTTSTTPTEETTETTTTSPTPTEETTTETTTTSTTPTEETTTEITTTPTTPTEETTTEITTTPTTPTEVTTTETTTTSTTPTEETTTEITTTPTTPTEETTTEITTTSTTPTEETTTEITTTSTTPTEETTPETTPTEETTTEITSTPTTPTEETTTETTTTSSTPTEETTTEITTTSTTPTEETTTETTTTSTTSTEETTTETTTTSTTSTEETTTETTTTSTSPNEETTTEITTTSPTPTEETTTEITTTSTTPNKEATTETTTTSPTTADETTTETTTETTTTSPETIEETTTTSPTTTEETTTETTTTSPTTTSPTTTEETTTETTTTSPTTTSTTTTSTTPTEETTETTTTSPTTTEETTTETTTTPTTPTEETTTETTTTSPTTTEETTTETTTTSPTTAQETKTETTTTSPTTTEETTTETTTTSPTTTAEETTTETTTTSPTTTAEETTLTTTTSPTTTTTSPTTSTTSPTTTTSTSPTTTTTASPTTTTTTPSTTTTTTSPTTTTTTSPTTTTTSTTTTTTSPTTTTSPTTTTTTSPTTTTTSTTATTTTSPTTTTTTSPTTTTTSTTATTTTSPTTTTTSPTTTTTSTTATTTTSPTTTTTTSPTTTTTTTSPTTTTTTSPTTTTTTSPTTTTTTSPTTTTTSTTATTTTSPTTTTTTSPTTTTTTTTSPTTTTTTSPTTTTTTSPTTTTTTSPTTTTTTSPTTTTTTSPTTTTTTTPTTTTTTSPTTTTTTSPTTTTTSTTAITTTFTTTTTKLQSSATVQAQTNAVQLTSSSPPTNFTFAAAVIKMRSFNDLSNETIITFIDQFAQQIQAQVNGTIKITVKKIKKVTP, from the exons AACAACCACATCTACAACACCCACTGAAGAGACAACCACTGAGATAACAACCACACCTACAACACCCACTGAAGAGACAACAACTGAGATAACAACCACATCTACAACACCCACTGAAGAGACAACCACTGAGATAACAACCACATCTACAACACCCACTGAAGAGACAACAC CTGAGACAACACCCACTGAAGAGACAACAACTGAGATAACATCCACACCTACAACACCCACTGAAGAGACAACAACTGAGACAACAACCACATCTACAACACCCACTGAAGAGACAACTGAGACAACAACCACATCTCCAACACCCACTGAAGAGACAACAACTGAGACAACAACCACATCTACAACACCCACTGAAGAGACAACAACTGAGATAACAACCACACCTACAACACCCACTGAAGAGACAACAACTGAGATAACAACCACACCTACAACACCCACTGAAGTGACAACAACTGAGACAACAACCACATCTACAACACCCACTGAAGAGACAACAACTGAGACAACAACCACATCTACAACACCCACTGAAGAGACAACAACTGAGATAACAACCACATCTCCAACAACCACTGAAGAGACAACAACTGAGACAACAACCACAC CTACAACACCCACTGAAGAGACAACAGCTGAGATAACAACCACATCTACAACAACCACTGAAGAGACAACAACTGAGATAACAACCACATCTACAACACCCAATAAAGAGGCAACAACTGAGACAACAACCACATCTCCAACAACAGCTGATGAGACAACAACTGAGACAACAACTGAGACAACAACCACATCTCCAGAAACCATTGAAGAGACAACAACCACATCTCCAACAACCACTGAAGAGACAACAACTGAGACAACAACCACATCTCCAACAACCACATCTCCAACAACCACTGAAGAGACAACAACTGAGACAACAACCACATCTCCAACAACCACATCTACAACAACCACATCTACAACACCCACTGAAGAGACAACTGAGACAACAACCATATCTCCAACACCCACAGAAGAGACAACAACTGAGACAACAACCACATCTACAACACCCACTGAAGAGACAACAACTGAGATAACAACCACACCTACAACACCCACTGAAGAGACAACAACTGAGATAACAACCACACCTACAACACCCACTGAAGTGACAACACCTGAGACAACACCCACTGAAGAGACAACAACTGAGATAACATCCACACCTACAACACCCACTGAAGAGACAACAACTGAGACAACAACCACATCTACAACACCCACTGAAGAGACAACTGAGACAACAACCACATCTCCAACACCCACTGAAGAGACAACAACTGAGACAACAACCACATCTACAACACCCACTGAAGAGACAACAACTGAGATAACAACCACACCTACAACACCCACTGAAGAGACAACAACTGAGATAACAACCACACCTACAACACCCACTGAAGTGACAACAACTGAGACAACAACCACATCTACAACACCCACTGAAGAGACAACAACTGAGACAACAACCACATCTACAACACCCACTGAAGAGACAACAACTGAGATAACAACCACATCTCCAACAACCACTGAAGAGACAACAACTGAGACAACAACCACACCTACAACACCCACTGAAGAGACAACAACTGATATAACAACCACATCTACAACACCCACTGAAGAGACAACAGCTGAGATAACAACCACATCTACAACAACCACTGAAGAGACAACAACTGAGATAACAACCACATCTACAACACCCAATAAAGAGGCAACAACTGAGACAACAACCACATCTCCAACAACAGCTGATGAGACAACAACTGAGACAACAACTGAGACAACAACCACATCTCCAGAAACCATTGAAGAGACAACAACCACATCTCCAACAACCACTGAAGAGACAACAACTGAGACAACAACCACATCTCCAACAACCACTGAAGAGACAACAACTGAGACAACAACCACATCTCCAACAACCACATCTACAACAACCACATCTACAACACCCACTGAAGAGACAACTGAGACAACAACCACATCTCCAACACCCACAGAAGAGACAACAACTGAGACAACAACCACATCTACAACACCCACTGAAGAGACAACAACTGAGATAACAACCACACCTACAACACCCACTGAAGAGACAACAACTGAGATAACAACCACACCTACAACACCCACTGAAGTGACAACAACTGAGACAACAACCACATCTACAACACCCACTGAAGAGACAACCACTGAGATAACAACCACACCTACAACACCCACTGAAGAGACAACAACTGAGATAACAACCACATCTACAACACCCACTGAAGAGACAACCACTGAGATAACAACCACATCTACAACACCCACTGAAGAGACAACACCTGAGACAACACCCACTGAAGAGACAACAACTGAGATAACATCCACACCTACAACACCCACTGAAGAGACAACAACTGAGACAACAACCACATCTTCAACACCCACCGAAGAGACAACAACTGAGATAACAACCACATCTACAACACCCACTGAAGAGACAACAACTGAGACAACAACCACATCTACAACATCCACTGAAGAGACAACAACTGAGACAACAACCACATCTACAACATCCACTGAAGAGACAACAACTGAGACAACAACCACATCTACATCACCCAATGAAGAGACAACAACTGAGATAACAACCACATCTCCAACACCCACTGAAGAGACAACAACTGAGATAACAACCACATCTACAACACCCAATAAAGAGGCAACAACTGAGACAACAACCACATCTCCAACAACAGCTGATGAGACAACAACTGAGACAACAACTGAGACAACAACCACGTCTCCAGAAACCATTGAAGAGACAACAACCACATCTCCAACAACCACTGAAGAGACAACAACTGAGACAACAACCACATCTCCAACAACCACATCTCCAACAACCACTGAAGAGACAACAACTGAGACAACAACCACATCTCCAACAACCACATCTACAACAACCACATCTACAACACCCACTGAAGAGACAACTGAGACAACAACCACATCTCCAACAACCACTGAAGAGACAACAACTGAGACAACAACCACACCTACAACACCCACTGAAGAGACAACAACTGAGACAACAACCACATCTCCAACAACCACTGAAGAGACAACAACTGAGACAACAACCACATCTCCAACAACAGCTCAAGAAACAAAAACTGAGACAACAACCACTTCTCCAACAACCACTGAAGAGACAACAACTGAGACAACAACCACATCTCCAACAACAACAGCTGAAGAGACAACAACTGAGACAACAACCACATCTCCAACAACAACAGCTGAAGAGACAACCTTAACCACCACCACTTccccaacaaccaccaccacTTCCCCAACAACCTCCACCACTTCCCCAACAACCACCACATCTACATctccaacaaccaccaccactgcatctccaacaaccaccaccactacaccttcaacaaccaccaccactacatctccaacaaccaccaccactacatctccaacaaccaccaccacttcaacaaccaccaccactacatctccaacaaccaccacatctccaacaaccaccaccactaCATCTCCAACAACCACCACAACTTCAACAACAGCCACCACAACTACTTccccaacaaccaccaccactacatctccaacaaccaccaccactTCAACAACAGCCACCACAACTACATCTCCAACAACCACCACTACATCTCCAACAACCACCACAACTTCAACAACAGCCACCACAACTACTTCCCCAACAACCACCACAACTACATctccaacaaccaccaccaccaccacttccccaacaaccaccaccactacatctccaacaaccaccaccactacatctccaacaaccaccaccactacatctccaacaaccaccaccactTCAACAACAGCCACCACAACTACTTCCCCAACAACCACCACAACTACATctccaacaaccaccaccaccaccaccacttccccaacaaccaccaccactacatccccaacaaccaccaccactacatctccaacaaccaccaccaccacatctccaacaaccaccaccaccacatctccaacaaccaccaccactacatctccaacaaccaccaccactacaactccaacaaccaccaccactacatctccaacaaccaccaccactacatctccaacaaccaccaccactTCAACAACAGCCATCACAACCACTTTTACAACAACCACCACTAAGCTGCAGTCATCTGCAACTGTTCAAGCACAAACCAATGCAGTTCAGCTGACGTCCTCTTCACCTCCTACaa ACTTCACATTTGCTGCAGCAGTAATTAAGATGAGATCTTTCAATGACCTGAGCAATGAGACAATCATAACCTTCATAGACCAG TTTGCCCAGCAGATACAGGCTCAAGTTAATGGAACTATTAAGATTACTGTGAAGAAGATCAAAAAAGTCACACCTTGA
- the LOC111192529 gene encoding mucin-2 isoform X4, with amino-acid sequence MFHFLVLLGCFTIILGPTITESSTIGETTTEAPSGNITTTETTSDTTITSPELTAETTSDTTITSPELTAETTTEITTTSTTPTEETTTEITTTSTTPTEETTTEITTTSTTPTEETTTEITTTPTTPTEETTTEITTTSTTPTEETTTEITTTSTTPTEETTPETTPTEETTTEITSTPTTPTEETTTETTTTSTTPTEETTETTTTSPTPTEETTTETTTTSTTPTEETTTEITTTPTTPTEETTTEITTTPTTPTEVTTTETTTTSTTPTEETTTETTTTSTTPTEETTTEITTTSPTTTEETTTETTTTPTTPTEETTAEITTTSTTTTEETTTEITTTSTTPNKEATTETTTTSPTTADETTTETTTETTTTSPETIEETTTTSPTTTEETTTETTTTSPTTTSPTTTEETTTETTTTSPTTTSTTTTSTTPTEETTETTTISPTPTEETTTETTTTSTTPTEETTTEITTTPTTPTEETTTEITTTPTTPTEVTTPETTPTEETTTEITSTPTTPTEETTTETTTTSTTPTEETTETTTTSPTPTEETTTETTTTSTTPTEETTTEITTTPTTPTEETTTEITTTPTTPTEVTTTETTTTSTTPTEETTTETTTTSTTPTEETTTEITTTSPTTTEETTTETTTTPTTPTEETTTDITTTSTTPTEETTAEITTTSTTTTEETTTEITTTSTTPNKEATTETTTTSPTTADETTTETTTETTTTSPETIEETTTTSPTTTEETTTETTTTSPTTTEETTTETTTTSPTTTSTTTTSTTPTEETTETTTTSPTPTEETTTETTTTSTTPTEETTTEITTTPTTPTEETTTEITTTPTTPTEVTTTETTTTSTTPTEETTTEITTTPTTPTEETTTEITTTSTTPTEETTTEITTTSTTPTEETTPETTPTEETTTEITSTPTTPTEETTTETTTTSSTPTEETTTEITTTSTTPTEETTTETTTTSTTSTEETTTETTTTSTTSTEETTTETTTTSTSPNEETTTEITTTSPTPTEETTTEITTTSTTPNKEATTETTTTSPTTADETTTETTTETTTTSPETIEETTTTSPTTTEETTTETTTTSPTTTSPTTTEETTTETTTTSPTTTSTTTTSTTPTEETTETTTTSPTTTEETTTETTTTPTTPTEETTTETTTTSPTTTEETTTETTTTSPTTAQETKTETTTTSPTTTEETTTETTTTSPTTTAEETTTETTTTSPTTTAEETTLTTTTSPTTTTTSPTTSTTSPTTTTSTSPTTTTTASPTTTTTTPSTTTTTTSPTTTTTTSPTTTTTSTTTTTTSPTTTTSPTTTTTTSPTTTTTSTTATTTTSPTTTTTTSPTTTTTSTTATTTTSPTTTTTSPTTTTTSTTATTTTSPTTTTTTSPTTTTTTTSPTTTTTTSPTTTTTTSPTTTTTTSPTTTTTSTTATTTTSPTTTTTTSPTTTTTTTTSPTTTTTTSPTTTTTTSPTTTTTTSPTTTTTTSPTTTTTTSPTTTTTTTPTTTTTTSPTTTTTTSPTTTTTSTTAITTTFTTTTTKLQSSATVQAQTNAVQLTSSSPPTNFTFAAAVIKMRSFNDLSNETIITFIDQFAQQIQAQVNGTIKITVKKIKKVTP; translated from the exons AACAACCACATCTACAACACCCACTGAAGAGACAACCACTGAGATAACAACCACACCTACAACACCCACTGAAGAGACAACAACTGAGATAACAACCACATCTACAACACCCACTGAAGAGACAACCACTGAGATAACAACCACATCTACAACACCCACTGAAGAGACAACAC CTGAGACAACACCCACTGAAGAGACAACAACTGAGATAACATCCACACCTACAACACCCACTGAAGAGACAACAACTGAGACAACAACCACATCTACAACACCCACTGAAGAGACAACTGAGACAACAACCACATCTCCAACACCCACTGAAGAGACAACAACTGAGACAACAACCACATCTACAACACCCACTGAAGAGACAACAACTGAGATAACAACCACACCTACAACACCCACTGAAGAGACAACAACTGAGATAACAACCACACCTACAACACCCACTGAAGTGACAACAACTGAGACAACAACCACATCTACAACACCCACTGAAGAGACAACAACTGAGACAACAACCACATCTACAACACCCACTGAAGAGACAACAACTGAGATAACAACCACATCTCCAACAACCACTGAAGAGACAACAACTGAGACAACAACCACAC CTACAACACCCACTGAAGAGACAACAGCTGAGATAACAACCACATCTACAACAACCACTGAAGAGACAACAACTGAGATAACAACCACATCTACAACACCCAATAAAGAGGCAACAACTGAGACAACAACCACATCTCCAACAACAGCTGATGAGACAACAACTGAGACAACAACTGAGACAACAACCACATCTCCAGAAACCATTGAAGAGACAACAACCACATCTCCAACAACCACTGAAGAGACAACAACTGAGACAACAACCACATCTCCAACAACCACATCTCCAACAACCACTGAAGAGACAACAACTGAGACAACAACCACATCTCCAACAACCACATCTACAACAACCACATCTACAACACCCACTGAAGAGACAACTGAGACAACAACCATATCTCCAACACCCACAGAAGAGACAACAACTGAGACAACAACCACATCTACAACACCCACTGAAGAGACAACAACTGAGATAACAACCACACCTACAACACCCACTGAAGAGACAACAACTGAGATAACAACCACACCTACAACACCCACTGAAGTGACAACACCTGAGACAACACCCACTGAAGAGACAACAACTGAGATAACATCCACACCTACAACACCCACTGAAGAGACAACAACTGAGACAACAACCACATCTACAACACCCACTGAAGAGACAACTGAGACAACAACCACATCTCCAACACCCACTGAAGAGACAACAACTGAGACAACAACCACATCTACAACACCCACTGAAGAGACAACAACTGAGATAACAACCACACCTACAACACCCACTGAAGAGACAACAACTGAGATAACAACCACACCTACAACACCCACTGAAGTGACAACAACTGAGACAACAACCACATCTACAACACCCACTGAAGAGACAACAACTGAGACAACAACCACATCTACAACACCCACTGAAGAGACAACAACTGAGATAACAACCACATCTCCAACAACCACTGAAGAGACAACAACTGAGACAACAACCACACCTACAACACCCACTGAAGAGACAACAACTGATATAACAACCACATCTACAACACCCACTGAAGAGACAACAGCTGAGATAACAACCACATCTACAACAACCACTGAAGAGACAACAACTGAGATAACAACCACATCTACAACACCCAATAAAGAGGCAACAACTGAGACAACAACCACATCTCCAACAACAGCTGATGAGACAACAACTGAGACAACAACTGAGACAACAACCACATCTCCAGAAACCATTGAAGAGACAACAACCACATCTCCAACAACCACTGAAGAGACAACAACTGAGACAACAACCACATCTCCAACAACCACTGAAGAGACAACAACTGAGACAACAACCACATCTCCAACAACCACATCTACAACAACCACATCTACAACACCCACTGAAGAGACAACTGAGACAACAACCACATCTCCAACACCCACAGAAGAGACAACAACTGAGACAACAACCACATCTACAACACCCACTGAAGAGACAACAACTGAGATAACAACCACACCTACAACACCCACTGAAGAGACAACAACTGAGATAACAACCACACCTACAACACCCACTGAAGTGACAACAACTGAGACAACAACCACATCTACAACACCCACTGAAGAGACAACCACTGAGATAACAACCACACCTACAACACCCACTGAAGAGACAACAACTGAGATAACAACCACATCTACAACACCCACTGAAGAGACAACCACTGAGATAACAACCACATCTACAACACCCACTGAAGAGACAACACCTGAGACAACACCCACTGAAGAGACAACAACTGAGATAACATCCACACCTACAACACCCACTGAAGAGACAACAACTGAGACAACAACCACATCTTCAACACCCACCGAAGAGACAACAACTGAGATAACAACCACATCTACAACACCCACTGAAGAGACAACAACTGAGACAACAACCACATCTACAACATCCACTGAAGAGACAACAACTGAGACAACAACCACATCTACAACATCCACTGAAGAGACAACAACTGAGACAACAACCACATCTACATCACCCAATGAAGAGACAACAACTGAGATAACAACCACATCTCCAACACCCACTGAAGAGACAACAACTGAGATAACAACCACATCTACAACACCCAATAAAGAGGCAACAACTGAGACAACAACCACATCTCCAACAACAGCTGATGAGACAACAACTGAGACAACAACTGAGACAACAACCACGTCTCCAGAAACCATTGAAGAGACAACAACCACATCTCCAACAACCACTGAAGAGACAACAACTGAGACAACAACCACATCTCCAACAACCACATCTCCAACAACCACTGAAGAGACAACAACTGAGACAACAACCACATCTCCAACAACCACATCTACAACAACCACATCTACAACACCCACTGAAGAGACAACTGAGACAACAACCACATCTCCAACAACCACTGAAGAGACAACAACTGAGACAACAACCACACCTACAACACCCACTGAAGAGACAACAACTGAGACAACAACCACATCTCCAACAACCACTGAAGAGACAACAACTGAGACAACAACCACATCTCCAACAACAGCTCAAGAAACAAAAACTGAGACAACAACCACTTCTCCAACAACCACTGAAGAGACAACAACTGAGACAACAACCACATCTCCAACAACAACAGCTGAAGAGACAACAACTGAGACAACAACCACATCTCCAACAACAACAGCTGAAGAGACAACCTTAACCACCACCACTTccccaacaaccaccaccacTTCCCCAACAACCTCCACCACTTCCCCAACAACCACCACATCTACATctccaacaaccaccaccactgcatctccaacaaccaccaccactacaccttcaacaaccaccaccactacatctccaacaaccaccaccactacatctccaacaaccaccaccacttcaacaaccaccaccactacatctccaacaaccaccacatctccaacaaccaccaccactaCATCTCCAACAACCACCACAACTTCAACAACAGCCACCACAACTACTTccccaacaaccaccaccactacatctccaacaaccaccaccactTCAACAACAGCCACCACAACTACATCTCCAACAACCACCACTACATCTCCAACAACCACCACAACTTCAACAACAGCCACCACAACTACTTCCCCAACAACCACCACAACTACATctccaacaaccaccaccaccaccacttccccaacaaccaccaccactacatctccaacaaccaccaccactacatctccaacaaccaccaccactacatctccaacaaccaccaccactTCAACAACAGCCACCACAACTACTTCCCCAACAACCACCACAACTACATctccaacaaccaccaccaccaccaccacttccccaacaaccaccaccactacatccccaacaaccaccaccactacatctccaacaaccaccaccaccacatctccaacaaccaccaccaccacatctccaacaaccaccaccactacatctccaacaaccaccaccactacaactccaacaaccaccaccactacatctccaacaaccaccaccactacatctccaacaaccaccaccactTCAACAACAGCCATCACAACCACTTTTACAACAACCACCACTAAGCTGCAGTCATCTGCAACTGTTCAAGCACAAACCAATGCAGTTCAGCTGACGTCCTCTTCACCTCCTACaa ACTTCACATTTGCTGCAGCAGTAATTAAGATGAGATCTTTCAATGACCTGAGCAATGAGACAATCATAACCTTCATAGACCAG TTTGCCCAGCAGATACAGGCTCAAGTTAATGGAACTATTAAGATTACTGTGAAGAAGATCAAAAAAGTCACACCTTGA